A window of Leptotrichia wadei contains these coding sequences:
- the lpxA gene encoding acyl-ACP--UDP-N-acetylglucosamine O-acyltransferase — MSLNNIHPTAIVDPNAKLGENVKIGAYSIIGPEVTIGNGTIVESHVVIEGETIIGENNYIFSFASIGKEPQDLKFAGEKTRVVIGNNNKIREFVTIHRGTIDKYETRIGNNTLVMAYVHIAHDCIIGDNCVLANAATFAGHVEVEDYAVVGGLTAVHQFTRVGRHAMIGGCSAVNQDVVPYMLSEGNKARAVYINIVGLQRRGFSEEQIKRLRELYKIIFKKKLKLEKALQTVERDYGQYEEAQNLINFIRKSKRGITR, encoded by the coding sequence ATGAGTTTAAATAATATACATCCAACGGCAATTGTTGATCCAAATGCTAAACTTGGAGAAAATGTAAAAATAGGAGCTTACTCGATTATAGGTCCAGAGGTTACAATTGGTAATGGAACTATTGTAGAATCACATGTTGTAATTGAGGGTGAAACAATTATTGGTGAAAATAATTATATTTTTTCTTTTGCATCAATTGGTAAGGAGCCACAGGATTTAAAGTTCGCAGGGGAAAAAACTAGAGTTGTTATCGGAAATAACAATAAAATTCGTGAATTTGTTACAATTCATCGTGGAACTATTGACAAATATGAAACAAGAATTGGAAATAATACACTTGTGATGGCTTATGTTCATATTGCACACGATTGTATAATTGGAGATAATTGTGTATTAGCAAATGCTGCGACTTTTGCTGGGCATGTGGAAGTGGAAGATTATGCGGTTGTAGGTGGACTTACTGCTGTACATCAGTTTACAAGAGTTGGACGACATGCAATGATAGGTGGGTGTTCGGCTGTAAATCAGGATGTTGTTCCTTATATGCTGTCTGAAGGGAATAAGGCAAGAGCTGTATATATCAATATTGTAGGACTTCAACGTAGAGGTTTTTCGGAAGAGCAGATAAAAAGATTGAGAGAACTATATAAAATTATATTCAAGAAAAAATTAAAATTAGAAAAAGCACTTCAAACTGTAGAACGTGATTACGGACAATATGAGGAAGCTCAAAACCTTATTAATTTTATACGAAAAAGTAAAAGAGGTATTACAAGGTAA
- the lpxB gene encoding lipid-A-disaccharide synthase, whose product MKNNNDSLNLKKKKKIFISCGEMSGDLHASYIVEEMRKKDENIEFFGVVGDKSIKAGVKAVNHIKNNDVMGFVEALKKYRYFTKKAREYLQFIRENEVETVIFVDFGGFNLKFFELLKKKILKKELQNLRMIYYIPPKVWAWGKGRIKKLRKFDDVIVIFPFEKEYYDESLRKDKSKGLKVEYFGNPFVDKYDFSDKLGKKILLLPGSRRQEIEKFLPIIVKLIRNEKVKNEKFLMKLANEEHKKYIRDFKEKYKIDVLKIPNLEITFDEIKNIRKDCKYAIATSGTVTFEISLTGLPVIVVYKTSAINAFIARHIVKIKYITLTNLNADKEIFKELLQEDFSEEKLLKEMGIIEKNKKNIVLELKKEREKLGNFGVLKKIANYLLKK is encoded by the coding sequence ATGAAAAATAATAATGATTCATTAAATTTAAAAAAAAAGAAAAAAATTTTTATTTCCTGTGGTGAAATGTCAGGAGATTTACACGCTTCGTACATTGTAGAGGAAATGAGAAAAAAAGATGAAAATATTGAATTTTTTGGTGTAGTTGGAGATAAGTCTATAAAAGCTGGGGTCAAGGCTGTAAATCATATTAAGAATAATGATGTTATGGGATTTGTGGAAGCTTTGAAAAAGTATAGGTATTTTACGAAAAAGGCACGTGAATATTTGCAGTTTATTAGGGAAAATGAAGTAGAAACTGTTATATTCGTTGATTTTGGTGGATTTAATTTAAAATTTTTTGAATTGCTGAAAAAGAAAATTTTGAAAAAAGAACTGCAAAATCTGAGAATGATTTATTATATTCCGCCTAAAGTCTGGGCTTGGGGAAAAGGAAGAATAAAAAAATTACGAAAATTTGATGATGTTATTGTAATTTTTCCGTTTGAGAAAGAATATTATGATGAGAGTTTGAGGAAAGATAAATCAAAAGGGTTAAAAGTAGAATATTTTGGAAATCCGTTTGTTGATAAATATGATTTTTCAGATAAATTGGGGAAAAAAATATTGCTACTGCCTGGAAGCAGAAGACAGGAAATTGAGAAATTTTTGCCGATAATTGTGAAATTAATTAGAAACGAAAAGGTTAAGAATGAAAAATTTTTAATGAAATTGGCAAATGAAGAGCATAAAAAATATATTCGTGATTTTAAAGAAAAATATAAAATTGATGTTTTGAAAATTCCAAATTTAGAAATAACTTTTGATGAAATAAAAAATATAAGAAAAGACTGTAAATATGCGATAGCGACTTCAGGGACAGTAACATTTGAAATTTCTCTTACGGGATTGCCTGTAATAGTGGTTTACAAGACTTCGGCGATTAATGCCTTTATTGCACGGCATATAGTAAAAATAAAATATATAACTCTAACTAATTTAAATGCTGATAAGGAAATTTTTAAGGAATTGCTGCAGGAGGATTTTTCTGAGGAAAAATTGCTTAAAGAAATGGGAATTATAGAAAAAAATAAAAAAAATATTGTTTTAGAGTTAAAAAAGGAAAGAGAGAAGTTGGGTAATTTTGGAGTTTTGAAAAAAATTGCCAATTATTTGTTAAAAAAATAA
- a CDS encoding MATE family efflux transporter, translated as MEKKREELLKGSILKLFVKYFIPTLIGSAAVVLYNIVDRFFVGKISEKALAGAGIAFYIVMLIIAFSMFIGVGAGTIISIRLGQGKKGEAKKILGNAITLFAILGLLLYAFLILNIDTVLRYSGANNETLPYARAYLEIILLAILPLFYSFGLSNILNAAGAPRVAMFSMLIGAVVNIILDYVAVMIIHTGIEGTAYATLIGNVLSAVFVLWFLIVGKLPFKIDMFGFKLEEESVIAIRFSKLKLDPKIVKDIFSIGMSPFLLQAASSGVGLVTNKIVDIYGGTYGVAVMTIINSYLPIMTMSVYAVSQAVQPIIGFNYGAKNFTRVKKSLMTAIGAGAILSFAFWVIVMLLPKQLILFFNEKSTPEALREGIKAIRIYFSLVIISSFGITVPNYFQATGRSKYSVTMNLMRQVVIFLAVVIVFSNIWKLDGVWLAQPFTDFLFFLILLVFLYREKKFFDKMIENQSHLLESKKIESTEYEKTDKNNK; from the coding sequence ATGGAAAAAAAACGTGAAGAACTGTTAAAGGGTTCTATCTTGAAATTATTTGTAAAATATTTCATACCGACACTTATTGGATCTGCGGCAGTTGTTCTTTACAACATTGTTGATAGATTCTTTGTTGGGAAAATTAGTGAAAAGGCGCTTGCAGGTGCGGGAATTGCCTTTTATATTGTTATGTTAATTATTGCTTTTTCAATGTTCATCGGAGTTGGAGCTGGAACGATTATTTCAATTAGGCTTGGACAGGGGAAAAAGGGAGAAGCAAAAAAAATATTGGGAAATGCTATAACGTTATTTGCAATTTTAGGACTTTTATTATATGCATTTTTAATATTGAATATTGACACAGTTTTACGGTATTCTGGTGCTAACAATGAAACGTTGCCTTATGCAAGGGCTTATCTTGAAATAATATTACTGGCAATTTTACCGTTATTTTATTCATTTGGGCTTTCAAATATATTAAATGCAGCTGGAGCACCACGAGTTGCAATGTTTTCAATGTTAATTGGGGCGGTTGTAAATATTATTTTAGATTATGTGGCTGTAATGATTATCCACACTGGAATTGAAGGAACTGCTTATGCGACTTTAATTGGGAATGTGTTATCTGCAGTATTTGTATTGTGGTTTTTAATCGTTGGGAAACTTCCCTTTAAAATTGATATGTTTGGGTTTAAATTAGAAGAGGAAAGTGTTATTGCAATAAGATTTTCAAAATTAAAATTAGATCCCAAAATAGTAAAGGATATTTTTTCAATTGGAATGTCGCCGTTTTTACTGCAAGCTGCAAGTTCAGGAGTTGGACTTGTAACAAATAAAATTGTAGATATTTATGGAGGGACTTATGGTGTGGCAGTTATGACAATTATAAATTCCTATTTGCCAATTATGACAATGAGTGTTTATGCAGTTTCCCAAGCTGTTCAGCCAATAATTGGATTTAATTATGGTGCAAAAAATTTTACAAGGGTCAAAAAATCTTTAATGACTGCTATAGGTGCAGGAGCTATATTATCTTTTGCATTTTGGGTAATTGTAATGCTTTTACCAAAACAATTGATTTTATTTTTTAATGAAAAGAGTACGCCTGAAGCTTTAAGGGAAGGAATAAAAGCTATTAGAATTTATTTTTCACTTGTAATAATTTCATCTTTTGGAATAACTGTGCCAAATTATTTTCAGGCGACTGGACGTTCAAAATACTCGGTTACAATGAATTTAATGCGGCAAGTTGTTATATTTCTAGCAGTTGTCATAGTTTTTTCAAATATATGGAAACTGGATGGTGTATGGCTTGCGCAACCGTTTACGGATTTTCTGTTCTTTTTGATACTTCTAGTATTTTTATACAGAGAAAAAAAATTTTTTGACAAAATGATTGAAAATCAAAGTCATTTATTGGAATCTAAAAAGATAGAATCTACAGAGTATGAGAAAACAGATAAAAATAATAAATAA
- the fabZ gene encoding 3-hydroxyacyl-ACP dehydratase FabZ, with the protein MATNETIMNVEDIMKILPHRYPFLLVDRVIEKNGTDSLVAIKNLTMNEEFFQGHFPGKPVMPGVLQMEALAQAVGLLMLEPGKIPLFMSIDKCKFRKPVVPGDQLRLEVEKLSVRRNIIVAKGKCLVDGAVVSEGELKFAVTDM; encoded by the coding sequence ATGGCAACAAATGAAACAATTATGAATGTAGAGGATATTATGAAAATATTGCCACATAGATACCCATTTTTATTGGTGGATAGAGTGATAGAAAAAAATGGGACAGATAGTTTGGTTGCAATTAAAAATTTGACAATGAATGAGGAATTTTTTCAAGGACATTTTCCTGGAAAACCTGTTATGCCAGGGGTATTACAAATGGAAGCGCTTGCACAAGCAGTTGGACTGCTTATGTTAGAACCTGGGAAAATACCTTTATTTATGTCAATTGACAAATGTAAATTCAGAAAGCCTGTTGTGCCTGGTGATCAATTAAGACTCGAAGTGGAAAAATTAAGTGTGAGAAGAAATATTATTGTAGCTAAAGGAAAATGTTTAGTTGATGGAGCTGTGGTAAGCGAAGGTGAATTGAAATTCGCTGTAACTGATATGTAA
- a CDS encoding LpxI family protein — protein sequence MTMKKVGLIAGNGKLPELFLNQCTLKGIEPFSVYLFESVEDDVKKHKNSVKYSVAQVGKIISYFKKNGITQLIMLGKVEKNLIFSNLKFDLTATKILLSTKNKKDKNILKAIINYIESENIEVLPQNYLLDEYIARNEVYTKISPNKNEEKTIEIGIEAARMLTDIDAGQTVVVKDESVIALEGVEGTDKTILRGGELAGKNCIVVKMARRNQDYRIDVPTIGLETIKKVAEINACGIVIEADKMLFIDKEEVINFANKNKIFIKGIKI from the coding sequence ATGACAATGAAAAAAGTAGGTTTAATCGCTGGAAATGGAAAATTGCCAGAATTATTTTTAAATCAATGTACGTTGAAGGGTATTGAGCCATTTTCAGTTTATCTATTTGAAAGTGTGGAAGATGATGTAAAGAAACATAAAAATTCTGTAAAGTATAGCGTGGCTCAAGTTGGAAAAATAATTTCATATTTTAAGAAAAATGGAATAACTCAGTTAATAATGCTTGGAAAAGTTGAAAAAAATCTGATTTTTTCAAATCTAAAATTTGATCTGACAGCAACTAAAATATTGTTATCTACAAAAAATAAAAAGGATAAAAATATTTTAAAGGCAATAATTAATTACATTGAATCTGAAAATATCGAAGTTTTGCCCCAAAATTATTTGTTAGACGAATATATTGCTAGAAATGAAGTTTATACAAAAATTTCTCCAAATAAAAATGAGGAAAAGACAATAGAAATTGGGATAGAAGCTGCACGAATGCTAACTGACATTGATGCGGGGCAGACAGTTGTCGTGAAGGATGAATCAGTTATTGCACTAGAAGGTGTGGAAGGGACTGATAAGACGATTTTACGTGGTGGAGAATTAGCTGGAAAAAATTGTATTGTTGTAAAAATGGCAAGGCGAAATCAAGATTATCGGATAGATGTTCCAACGATTGGACTGGAAACAATAAAAAAAGTTGCAGAAATAAATGCTTGTGGAATTGTAATAGAAGCTGATAAAATGCTGTTTATTGATAAAGAGGAAGTTATTAATTTTGCAAATAAAAACAAAATCTTTATAAAGGGAATTAAAATTTAA
- the plsY gene encoding glycerol-3-phosphate 1-O-acyltransferase PlsY, translating into MITILLMALSYILGSVPNALWIGKVFKGIDVRQHGSKNTGSTNAARVLGAKLGILTLILDISKGLVPTLIAILLKVDFFENLTKIENFDYVLVGICAILGHVFSIFMNFKGGKAVATTLGVFLVLVPKAILFAAIVFFVVFAIFRYVSLSSIFAAISLPIFTYFLYQQIIYVILGILIAILIVAKHKSNIERLRNGTESKFNLKSKK; encoded by the coding sequence ATGATTACGATTTTATTAATGGCACTTTCATATATTTTAGGAAGTGTGCCAAATGCACTTTGGATAGGGAAAGTCTTTAAAGGAATAGATGTACGTCAGCACGGAAGTAAAAACACAGGCTCTACAAATGCTGCACGTGTTTTAGGGGCAAAATTAGGAATTCTGACGTTAATCTTGGATATATCTAAAGGATTAGTTCCAACATTAATTGCAATTTTACTAAAAGTAGATTTTTTTGAAAATTTAACAAAAATTGAAAATTTTGATTATGTGTTGGTTGGAATTTGTGCGATTTTAGGACATGTATTTTCTATTTTTATGAATTTTAAAGGTGGAAAAGCTGTTGCAACAACACTAGGAGTATTTTTAGTTTTAGTTCCAAAGGCTATATTGTTTGCAGCAATTGTATTTTTTGTGGTTTTTGCTATTTTTAGATATGTTTCACTTTCTTCAATTTTTGCAGCTATATCGCTTCCTATTTTTACATATTTTTTGTATCAGCAAATAATATATGTTATTTTAGGAATTTTAATAGCAATTTTAATTGTTGCAAAGCATAAAAGCAATATTGAAAGATTAAGAAATGGGACAGAATCTAAGTTTAATTTGAAAAGTAAAAAATAA
- a CDS encoding M13 family metallopeptidase, producing MKKLLIVSLFLASINLIYAENENVDNSKLSLEKVNQNNGNLTTKPVQQRSGFWDFYEKQQAKLLKEKDKELFDDLSTKSKAQDDFYKYVNENWDKKTQIPSTKPAWGSFYELNEKNQDFLRNLIKELKSKKASLTADEKKVLTLYDSYSDMKKRNEEGLSPIQKDLEKINGIQNIEDLKKYNVEVTKYGSSEFYGWGVGTDLNNSKNNAVYLGSAGIGLSRDYYQKDTKENRAILEEYTKYVSDMLKYLGEDNTLERAKKIVAFEKKIANTLMTNEERHDVKKYNNPVKVSDLGTLSKNVDLAQYLKQLNVKTDKVIITELNYYKNLDNFVNDENIDIIKDYMRYNLISSAAGVLNDELGARSFEFFGKYLNGQKERETLEKRALNFTDGSLGEIIGKIYIQRNFSPEAKKNAKEMVDYIKKAMKNRIEKLDWMSAATKKKALEKLAKVNVKIGYPDKWKDYSKMTISSNDSLYDQLKGISEWGYNEELKKVGKPVDKTEWYMSPHTINAYYSPTSNEIVFPAGILQYPFYDYSKLEVASNFGAIGSVIGHELTHAFDVSGAEYDGDGNVKNWWTAEDKAKFDMATKKLENQFSKYTVGDGVYVNGKYTLTENIADLGGLNVAYDALQLYLKDHPNSSKAYPDTINKLFFLSFARMWRQKSTPEYLKNLAKTDSHSPNIFRVNGTLENIDAFHKVFETKPGDKMYKAPEDRIKIW from the coding sequence TATAGTTTCGCTATTTTTAGCTAGTATTAATTTAATTTATGCGGAAAATGAGAATGTTGACAATAGTAAACTTTCATTGGAAAAAGTAAATCAAAATAATGGAAATTTGACAACAAAGCCTGTTCAACAAAGATCGGGATTTTGGGATTTCTATGAAAAGCAACAGGCAAAACTTTTGAAGGAAAAGGATAAGGAGCTGTTCGACGATTTAAGTACTAAATCTAAGGCTCAAGATGATTTTTACAAATATGTAAATGAAAATTGGGATAAGAAGACACAAATTCCAAGTACGAAGCCAGCTTGGGGATCATTCTATGAACTTAATGAAAAAAATCAGGATTTTTTACGTAATTTGATAAAGGAATTAAAAAGTAAAAAGGCTTCATTGACTGCGGATGAAAAAAAAGTATTAACACTTTATGACAGTTATTCTGATATGAAAAAAAGAAATGAAGAAGGGTTGTCGCCTATTCAAAAGGATTTGGAAAAAATAAATGGAATTCAAAATATTGAAGATTTAAAAAAATATAATGTGGAAGTTACAAAATATGGAAGTTCTGAATTTTATGGATGGGGAGTAGGAACAGATCTTAATAATTCTAAAAATAATGCGGTATATTTAGGAAGTGCAGGAATTGGGTTGTCAAGAGACTATTACCAGAAGGATACTAAGGAAAATAGGGCAATATTGGAGGAATATACAAAATACGTCAGTGATATGTTGAAATACTTGGGAGAAGACAATACGCTTGAAAGAGCTAAAAAAATAGTTGCTTTTGAAAAGAAAATTGCAAATACGTTAATGACAAATGAAGAGCGTCATGATGTAAAAAAATATAATAATCCAGTAAAAGTAAGTGATTTGGGGACATTGTCTAAAAATGTGGATTTAGCTCAATATTTAAAACAGTTGAATGTAAAGACTGATAAAGTAATAATAACAGAATTGAATTATTATAAAAATTTGGATAATTTTGTAAATGATGAGAATATCGACATAATTAAAGATTATATGAGATATAATTTAATTAGTTCAGCTGCAGGAGTTTTGAATGATGAACTTGGTGCAAGAAGTTTTGAATTTTTTGGGAAATATTTGAATGGACAAAAAGAAAGAGAAACACTTGAAAAAAGAGCATTAAACTTTACCGATGGAAGTCTTGGGGAAATAATTGGTAAAATTTATATTCAAAGAAATTTTTCACCAGAAGCAAAAAAAAATGCGAAAGAAATGGTTGATTACATAAAAAAAGCAATGAAGAACAGAATTGAAAAATTAGATTGGATGAGTGCTGCAACTAAGAAAAAGGCTCTTGAAAAGTTGGCAAAAGTAAATGTTAAAATAGGATACCCTGATAAATGGAAAGACTACAGCAAAATGACAATATCAAGTAATGACTCGTTGTATGATCAGTTAAAAGGAATCAGCGAATGGGGTTATAACGAAGAGCTTAAAAAGGTTGGAAAACCAGTAGATAAGACAGAGTGGTATATGTCTCCTCATACAATAAATGCCTATTATTCTCCAACTAGTAATGAAATTGTGTTTCCAGCAGGAATTTTACAGTATCCATTCTATGACTATAGTAAATTGGAAGTAGCAAGTAATTTTGGAGCAATAGGATCAGTTATTGGGCATGAGCTTACTCATGCATTTGATGTTTCTGGTGCTGAGTATGATGGTGATGGAAATGTCAAAAACTGGTGGACTGCTGAAGATAAGGCAAAATTTGACATGGCTACAAAAAAATTGGAAAATCAATTTTCAAAATATACAGTTGGAGATGGAGTTTATGTTAATGGGAAATACACATTAACAGAGAATATTGCAGACCTTGGAGGATTAAATGTCGCTTATGATGCATTACAATTATATTTGAAGGATCATCCAAATTCTTCAAAAGCCTACCCAGATACAATAAATAAATTATTCTTTTTAAGTTTTGCAAGAATGTGGCGCCAAAAATCAACACCAGAATATTTAAAGAATTTAGCAAAAACAGATTCACATTCACCAAATATATTCCGTGTAAATGGAACTTTGGAAAATATAGATGCATTCCATAAAGTATTTGAAACAAAACCAGGGGATAAAATGTATAAGGCTCCTGAAGATAGAATAAAAATTTGGTAA
- the lpxC gene encoding UDP-3-O-acyl-N-acetylglucosamine deacetylase: MKRKTIKNIIEIFGIGLHKGKEIKMKLKPVNQETGIVFKRMDVTDKNNIIKVAYKNLFDLERGTNIQNEDGVKLHTIEHFMSALSVCGITDIFVEIEGNEMPILDGSSIQFVEKIESAGTSELDEEIEPVVIKEPVIFSDEKAGKYVMALPYDGFKISYTIDFNHSFLKSQYYELEVNFENYVENIAKCRTFAFDYEIDFLKKNNLALGGSLENAVVVGADGPLNPEGLRYPDEFVRHKILDIIGDLYVLGTPIKSHIIAIKAGHFVNSQLTGMIAKKYL, translated from the coding sequence ATGAAAAGAAAAACTATTAAAAATATAATTGAAATCTTTGGAATTGGGCTTCATAAGGGAAAAGAAATAAAAATGAAATTAAAACCTGTGAATCAAGAAACTGGGATTGTTTTTAAAAGAATGGATGTTACTGATAAAAATAATATCATAAAAGTTGCTTATAAAAATTTATTTGATTTGGAAAGAGGGACTAATATCCAAAATGAAGATGGGGTAAAACTTCATACAATTGAACATTTTATGTCGGCACTTTCGGTTTGTGGGATTACTGATATTTTTGTGGAGATTGAAGGGAATGAGATGCCAATTTTGGATGGAAGTTCGATTCAGTTTGTGGAAAAAATTGAAAGTGCAGGAACTTCAGAATTGGATGAGGAAATAGAACCTGTTGTGATTAAAGAGCCTGTTATTTTTTCAGATGAGAAAGCTGGAAAATATGTAATGGCATTGCCTTATGATGGATTTAAAATATCTTATACGATTGATTTCAATCATAGCTTTTTGAAATCACAATATTATGAATTAGAAGTAAATTTTGAAAATTATGTGGAAAATATTGCAAAATGTAGAACTTTTGCCTTTGATTATGAAATAGATTTTCTTAAAAAGAATAATTTGGCACTAGGAGGAAGTTTGGAAAACGCAGTAGTAGTTGGAGCTGATGGACCGTTAAATCCAGAAGGGTTAAGATATCCTGATGAATTTGTTAGACATAAGATCCTTGATATAATTGGAGATTTATATGTTTTGGGAACTCCGATAAAATCTCATATTATTGCAATAAAAGCTGGACATTTTGTAAATTCCCAATTAACTGGAATGATTGCAAAAAAATATTTATAA